The stretch of DNA TGTTCACATCCCGCAGGTCCTCCCCCAGCGGCTGCGGCGCCGATGGTCCGAACACCACCACCTGCACCCCCGGCCAGAACCGGCGCGCCGCTTCAATGGTCTGGCGGGTTGCCGCCGTAATCTCACCGGCATCAGTGATCTGGGCATCGTTCTGCCCGCCCTGGAGGATCAGGAGGTTGGGGACGAAGGCCGGGTTGTTGGCCGCGGTTTGCCGCAGCCGGACTTCGTATTCGCCGCCCTGGTCATCCCGGGCACCGCCGCCCCAGGCGAACCCTGTTCCGCCGCGGCCGTCGATGTTGGTGGGGTACCCCAGCGACCCCGCCACGAGGTTCGCCCAGCTCTCATCCGGCTGGTCCGCACCGTCGCCGGCCGTGTAGGAATCCCCCATGATGAGGAGGACGGGACTGGCCGGCAGCTCGATCTTTGCCGGCCTGGCCGTTGAAGTGGTCGTCGGGGTAGGAGAGGTGGAAGCGGGAGCCGGGGAGGCAGCCGGCGAACCGGTGGCCGTTGCCGCAGGGGTGCTCGCCGCCGCCACCGGGGTGGTCCCACCCGGGTCCCGCGGGCCCATGAGGGCCAGCGCGGCGACCCCGAAGGCCGCAACCGCCAGCACCAAAAGTGCCGCGTACTTGATCCACTCCCCCGCAGGCGCGCCCGGGCGCCGACCGTTTCCCCTCACCCGCAAAATCTTACTTGCCGGCACCTGCCGTCGCCGCGCTTAAGACGACGCCCCACACAGGAAAGACGTACGACGCCGGCACGCGGCCGCCGTCGTACGTCCTTATCCTGCGGTGGTTCAGCCCGCTCCCGGTTCAGGCGGGCATCCTGCGCAGGGTGAGGTAGGAACCGACGGCCAGCAGCCCGGTGACCGGGATGGCCCACAGCGTCAGGCCCAGCGAGCCGGTGTTGGTGAACCACTGGCCCACGGCCGGC from Pseudarthrobacter chlorophenolicus A6 encodes:
- a CDS encoding SGNH/GDSL hydrolase family protein, translated to MRGNGRRPGAPAGEWIKYAALLVLAVAAFGVAALALMGPRDPGGTTPVAAASTPAATATGSPAASPAPASTSPTPTTTSTARPAKIELPASPVLLIMGDSYTAGDGADQPDESWANLVAGSLGYPTNIDGRGGTGFAWGGGARDDQGGEYEVRLRQTAANNPAFVPNLLILQGGQNDAQITDAGEITAATRQTIEAARRFWPGVQVVVFGPSAPQPLGEDLRDVNNAVRAGAEAANAPFIDAVESRWFTAANSPGFDADGAHPNTAGHAYIADKFLESWAALVE